The following coding sequences lie in one Terriglobales bacterium genomic window:
- a CDS encoding riboflavin synthase — MFTGLIEEVGRVRALGAGNGTRRLTVGSRALIREIKKGDSIAVSGVCLTAVALSKDAVAFDLAAETVARTSLTRLRPNALVNLELPMKAGQRMGGHIVQGHVDGIGTLTALERIPGGEDWMLRITIPPELARYVVFKGSIAVEGISLTVAKLEKNEVGIAIIPHTYAATNLRSLRPGDPVNIEVDVLAKYAERLLAQKPDGEPLTLERLREEGF; from the coding sequence ATGTTCACTGGTCTCATTGAAGAAGTCGGCAGGGTTCGAGCGCTGGGCGCCGGGAACGGGACGCGGCGGCTGACGGTCGGGTCGCGCGCGCTCATCCGCGAGATCAAGAAGGGCGATTCGATCGCGGTGAGCGGCGTCTGCCTGACGGCGGTCGCGCTGAGCAAGGACGCGGTGGCGTTCGATCTCGCCGCCGAGACGGTGGCGCGCACTTCCCTGACCCGCCTGCGGCCCAACGCGCTGGTGAATCTGGAGTTGCCGATGAAGGCCGGGCAGCGCATGGGCGGCCACATCGTGCAGGGACATGTGGACGGCATCGGGACGCTGACCGCGCTCGAGCGCATTCCCGGCGGCGAGGACTGGATGCTGCGCATCACCATCCCGCCGGAGCTGGCGCGCTACGTGGTGTTCAAAGGCTCGATCGCGGTCGAGGGCATCAGCCTGACGGTGGCAAAGCTGGAGAAGAACGAGGTCGGGATCGCCATCATCCCGCACACCTACGCAGCGACCAACCTGCGCTCGCTCCGCCCCGGAGACCCGGTGAACATCGAGGTGGACGTGCTGGCGAAGTACGCCGAGCGTCTGCTGGCGCAGAAGCCGGACGGCGAGCCGCTCACGCTCGAGCGGCTGCGCGAAGAAGGCTTCTGA
- a CDS encoding ATP-binding cassette domain-containing protein encodes MSAHNHHGGNGESQKPYIEFIDVCKAFGAHVVLDHVNFFVLPGETLCILGRSGVGKSVSLHNLMGFLKPDSGRIIVADEDITEYGEAEMERIRKKVTMVFQNGALFDSLSVGENVAFPLRERRDLDEEQIYQVVDGLLEMVGVRQYRDQLPSELSTGMKRSVAIARALAAQPECILYDEPTTQVDPLMAQLLGDLIKKLKYQLKLTSIVVTHDMRLAKKLADRVVFLHEGKAHFFGTMREMERSKDPVVQEFLRLDELVLPGKEPPQHGESGEPSYP; translated from the coding sequence ATGAGCGCGCACAACCACCACGGCGGCAACGGCGAATCGCAGAAGCCCTACATCGAGTTCATTGACGTGTGCAAGGCCTTCGGCGCGCACGTCGTGCTCGACCACGTGAACTTCTTCGTGTTGCCGGGCGAGACGCTCTGCATCCTCGGCCGCTCCGGCGTCGGCAAGTCGGTCTCGCTGCACAACCTGATGGGCTTCCTCAAGCCCGACTCCGGCCGCATCATCGTGGCCGACGAGGACATCACCGAATACGGCGAAGCCGAGATGGAGCGCATCCGCAAGAAGGTCACCATGGTCTTCCAGAACGGCGCGCTGTTCGATTCGTTGAGCGTGGGCGAGAACGTGGCGTTCCCGCTGCGCGAGCGCCGCGACCTCGACGAGGAGCAGATCTACCAGGTCGTCGACGGCCTGCTCGAGATGGTCGGCGTCCGCCAGTACCGCGACCAGTTGCCCTCGGAGCTATCGACCGGGATGAAGCGCTCGGTCGCCATCGCGCGCGCGCTGGCGGCGCAGCCGGAGTGCATCCTCTACGACGAGCCCACCACCCAGGTGGACCCGCTCATGGCCCAGCTCCTGGGCGACCTCATCAAGAAGCTCAAGTACCAGCTCAAGCTCACCTCGATCGTCGTCACGCACGACATGCGCTTGGCCAAGAAGCTCGCCGACCGCGTCGTCTTCCTGCACGAAGGGAAGGCGCACTTCTTCGGAACGATGCGAGAGATGGAACGCAGCAAGGATCCCGTGGTACAGGAATTCTTGCGCCTCGATGAGCTGGTTCTCCCCGGGAAGGAACCGCCGCAACACGGGGAATCTGGAGAGCCCTCCTACCCCTAG
- a CDS encoding molybdenum cofactor guanylyltransferase, whose translation MHDVTAFILAGGQSSRMGTEKAFLELEGQLLIDRMIGIAKTVAEQMRIVGPKQKFAAFGQIALDIYKDRGPLGGIHAALNISRTEFNLVLAVDMPFVEPHFLEYLLKQAVHHEALVTVPKTRDGFQPLCACYRKEFEEVAEKALAAGQNRIDSLFAPAITRVIDADELAKLGLPDTMFRNLNTREEFEQAKGSAARGKA comes from the coding sequence ATGCACGACGTCACTGCCTTCATCCTGGCCGGCGGTCAAAGCTCCCGCATGGGCACGGAAAAAGCGTTTCTCGAACTGGAAGGCCAGCTCCTGATCGACCGCATGATCGGCATCGCGAAGACGGTCGCGGAGCAGATGCGCATCGTCGGGCCGAAGCAGAAGTTCGCCGCCTTCGGCCAGATCGCGCTCGACATCTACAAGGACCGGGGGCCGCTGGGCGGCATCCACGCCGCGCTCAACATCTCGCGCACCGAGTTCAACCTGGTCCTCGCCGTGGACATGCCGTTCGTCGAGCCGCACTTTCTGGAATATCTGCTGAAGCAGGCGGTGCACCACGAGGCGCTGGTCACCGTCCCGAAGACGCGTGACGGCTTCCAGCCGCTCTGCGCCTGCTACCGCAAGGAGTTCGAGGAGGTCGCCGAGAAGGCGCTCGCCGCGGGGCAGAACAGGATAGACTCGCTGTTCGCTCCCGCCATCACGCGGGTCATCGACGCCGATGAGTTGGCGAAGCTGGGATTGCCCGATACGATGTTCCGGAATCTCAACACCAGGGAAGAGTTCGAGCAGGCAAAGGGCTCGGCGGCCCGGGGCAAGGCATGA
- a CDS encoding carboxypeptidase regulatory-like domain-containing protein, whose product MPFRTTAFLLIALLALSVGMFGQGIVTGTIAGTAVDQQGAVVKDAKVMATNTDTGVSYTGTTNDQGYFTIRSVPTGNYSVTVEAQGFSKKQITGVKVASGVISDQGKIELKIGSTETVTVEASAPLIETTTAQIGKTFEARQTTDLPVGTGFDSLALLVPGAATTGDAGFSNTNGAGISMNGQRGRSNNFNIDGQANNDNSVAGPSYFLGNQDLIQEFQVISNNFSAEYGRNMGSVINYVTKSGTNNWHGTAFWFYTGNFTASLRNEEKSSLLGGDGVVPRLVDNRYGFTFGGPIVKNKAWFFVSGMNERQRAGFTSSSGSSLTPTPTGLATLAATYCGGDPLCATHPALG is encoded by the coding sequence TTGCCGTTTAGGACAACCGCTTTCCTGTTGATCGCGCTGTTGGCGCTCTCGGTCGGCATGTTCGGCCAGGGCATCGTGACAGGCACGATCGCAGGCACAGCGGTGGACCAGCAGGGCGCCGTCGTGAAGGACGCCAAAGTCATGGCGACCAACACGGACACGGGCGTTTCCTACACTGGGACCACGAACGACCAGGGCTACTTCACCATCCGCTCCGTGCCGACGGGCAACTACAGTGTGACCGTCGAAGCGCAGGGCTTCAGCAAGAAGCAGATCACCGGCGTGAAAGTCGCGTCCGGTGTGATCAGCGACCAGGGCAAGATCGAGCTGAAGATCGGCAGCACGGAGACGGTGACGGTGGAAGCCTCGGCTCCGCTCATCGAGACCACCACCGCGCAGATCGGCAAGACGTTCGAAGCGCGCCAGACCACCGACCTTCCGGTCGGCACTGGCTTCGACTCGCTCGCGCTGCTGGTACCGGGCGCGGCGACGACCGGTGACGCCGGCTTCTCCAACACCAACGGCGCCGGCATCTCGATGAACGGCCAGCGCGGCCGTTCCAACAACTTCAACATCGACGGCCAGGCCAACAACGACAACTCCGTTGCCGGCCCGTCCTACTTCCTTGGCAACCAGGACCTGATCCAGGAGTTCCAGGTCATCTCCAACAACTTCAGCGCGGAGTATGGCCGCAACATGGGTTCGGTCATCAACTACGTGACGAAGTCGGGCACCAACAACTGGCACGGGACCGCTTTCTGGTTCTACACCGGCAACTTCACCGCTTCGCTGCGCAACGAGGAAAAGAGCTCGCTGCTCGGCGGGGACGGCGTGGTGCCGCGCCTGGTCGACAACCGCTACGGCTTCACCTTCGGCGGACCGATCGTGAAGAACAAGGCGTGGTTCTTCGTGTCGGGCATGAACGAACGGCAGCGCGCGGGCTTCACCTCGAGCTCGGGTAGCAGCCTGACTCCGACTCCGACTGGCCTGGCAACTCTGGCTGCCACCTACTGCGGCGGCGATCCGCTCTGTGCCACGCACCCGGCTTTGGGC